From Coraliomargarita parva, one genomic window encodes:
- a CDS encoding substrate-binding domain-containing protein, with product MSRRQLKFEQVEKEIRQLARTLPIGSKIPSERHLASSYECNFLTVRKALKTLVDEGIITRRIGSGTFIAKHPEPSEHNTVLPPVRNGNQIAVLVYQDGNAYAYKVLQSLAHSAMELGLELRSTWVKNYDEEALEQAKAMAMEGCVAIVLPWFPHNLSETVRQFIEKSPLPVSIPLVIPGLESNYFGNPELFGRNLLRPTLALCGYLQTLGRKKLAFIGPAAPDDLILQRMLTGYTYYVSEASMENLSFLVQPKSGPVDQLVERLKGYAGDLGILCYDDEHALRVLTAMHKQGLRAPEDFSIIGHNDTEAGRFSDPPLTTLGHDFQNASNGLLRNALALTRNSSDHTESDPVLKLLVRDSCGGRGHITDELRNKFPLLEFVEKEESPLED from the coding sequence ATGAGTCGGCGACAACTTAAATTTGAACAGGTGGAAAAAGAGATCCGCCAATTGGCACGCACTCTCCCCATCGGGTCCAAAATTCCGTCCGAGCGTCATTTGGCCTCTTCCTACGAGTGCAATTTCCTGACTGTGCGTAAAGCGTTGAAAACTCTTGTGGACGAGGGGATCATCACCCGTCGAATCGGGAGTGGCACATTTATCGCCAAGCACCCGGAGCCGAGCGAGCACAATACCGTGCTTCCGCCGGTTCGGAACGGGAACCAAATTGCGGTACTTGTCTACCAGGACGGGAATGCCTACGCCTACAAGGTCCTGCAGAGCCTGGCCCATTCCGCGATGGAGCTCGGCTTGGAGCTGCGCTCGACCTGGGTGAAGAATTACGACGAGGAAGCGCTGGAGCAGGCGAAAGCCATGGCGATGGAAGGTTGTGTCGCAATTGTTCTGCCTTGGTTTCCTCACAATTTGTCGGAAACGGTCCGCCAATTTATCGAGAAGTCGCCACTGCCCGTCAGCATTCCGCTGGTGATTCCTGGGCTTGAATCCAATTATTTCGGTAATCCCGAGCTCTTCGGGCGCAATTTGCTGCGACCGACCTTGGCACTATGCGGCTACCTGCAGACCTTGGGACGCAAAAAACTTGCCTTTATCGGACCGGCAGCACCGGATGACCTCATCCTGCAACGCATGTTGACCGGTTATACCTATTATGTTTCGGAGGCTTCCATGGAGAACCTGAGCTTCCTGGTTCAACCCAAGAGTGGGCCGGTTGACCAACTGGTAGAGCGATTGAAGGGCTATGCCGGTGATCTCGGCATTCTTTGCTATGACGATGAGCACGCCTTGCGTGTTTTGACGGCGATGCACAAGCAAGGTTTGCGGGCACCGGAGGATTTCTCCATTATCGGTCACAACGACACCGAGGCGGGACGTTTTAGTGATCCTCCGCTGACGACCCTCGGCCATGATTTCCAGAATGCGAGCAACGGTCTGCTTCGCAACGCACTGGCACTGACGCGTAACTCCAGCGACCACACCGAGTCCGATCCGGTACTGAAACTTTTGGTGCGCGATTCATGTGGTGGTCGCGGCCATATTACCGATGAGTTACGTAACAAATTCCCTCTCCTTGAATTTGTTGAGAAGGAGGAGAGCCCGCTCGAAGACTAG
- a CDS encoding DEAD/DEAH box helicase, whose product MTPSNKPAPTFDRSFLIELGGGLVYQQAEKLFEAHAVQSSEWKSPLLVGRVKGLRDSYQPQLNLRSTVFAECRCNCPVGRKNKVCAHAIAVALHYEAVQRDLRREATVRAVEASHENTAEEAPAQSAPRLKSIKLDPNGEPLRMLVFLPPNLEAAVERDAIVVKLDVAVGREIMPLNKLKAGRAYAPGEGQERAMGYVEQWCGGKLAGLLQLTNSRLNQLLGCLEGEPVVYWVKKPSEPIAWKAGKLEGVHSLLKLSEDEPAEPAAEVPVAKVDEDPVNKPRLRQGISLREPSSTNRRREVEAGAFASWKTKGGDFPVAGAKAQSDMSEYPSNRVIIDGSMHFIAVRLPTNDDGLQPLRRILKNEGFMLEPSNRKWWLRDRHKALNFLAGYWRTLKEDWRALFTDNFETKMKGIRFSELDVRAKEEGGTFKLEINLTHGGEESGMRRAIATGKNYLEDEAGQVILLDRSSVDRLHQIEKAVSGQADRPFTPTFSRQLNTAELVDAEELIDELVEGWQPPEAWQSRSRALKEVGALEQAPVRPIFNAILRSYQRIGVAWLWHLYRHDLGGILADEMGLGKTLQALALVECIRDADTEGYPALVVCPASLVENWMREAKRFVPHLKLCKHHGAGRAKEPVVLEAYDLIVTSYGTLRQDAGLLSTMDWCVVIGDEAQHIKNRRSQNARTLTSLHSKGRFLLTGTPVENSLDDLLSLFAFLMPGYLQKAPPQLSQEDRIWHSKRQTTRAAAYILRRTKKEVAPELPDKIEKTFFCELGARQTRFYQDTLEKTRREIFNLEMAGADSGRVRFAAFTELLRLRQACVDPRILDEQFDDSECAKLAAFDEIVDECLDNGSRLLVFSSFVTALKLLSDHLTRKRLKFSYLDGHTKNRLAVCDQFNEDESIPVFLISLKAGGTGLNLTGADTVLHYDPWWNPAAEAQATDRAHRIGQTKVVTSIKLIAANTIEEKVLELQARKAELLNELFEESAAANAKVSLEDLKSLLDD is encoded by the coding sequence ATGACGCCCTCAAATAAGCCAGCACCGACATTTGACCGTAGCTTCCTGATCGAACTGGGAGGCGGTCTTGTCTACCAGCAGGCCGAAAAGCTATTTGAAGCCCATGCGGTGCAATCGTCGGAATGGAAAAGCCCCTTGTTGGTCGGACGGGTTAAGGGCCTGCGTGACAGCTACCAACCCCAGTTGAATCTTCGTTCGACCGTATTTGCCGAGTGTCGCTGCAATTGTCCGGTCGGTCGTAAGAACAAAGTTTGTGCGCATGCGATCGCCGTAGCCTTGCATTATGAAGCCGTGCAGCGGGATTTGAGACGTGAGGCCACGGTACGGGCGGTCGAAGCGTCGCACGAAAACACTGCGGAGGAGGCACCAGCGCAAAGCGCTCCAAGGTTGAAGAGCATCAAGCTCGATCCGAATGGTGAGCCATTGCGAATGCTTGTCTTTCTACCTCCCAACCTGGAAGCCGCGGTGGAGCGAGATGCCATCGTGGTCAAGCTGGATGTCGCGGTCGGCCGCGAGATCATGCCCTTGAACAAGTTGAAGGCGGGAAGAGCCTATGCCCCGGGCGAAGGTCAGGAGCGTGCGATGGGCTACGTCGAGCAATGGTGTGGGGGCAAGCTTGCAGGACTGTTGCAATTGACGAATAGCCGACTCAATCAGCTGCTGGGGTGCCTTGAGGGTGAGCCCGTGGTTTACTGGGTGAAGAAGCCGTCCGAGCCCATCGCATGGAAGGCCGGCAAGCTGGAGGGCGTGCATTCGCTTCTGAAGCTAAGTGAGGATGAACCGGCTGAGCCAGCAGCCGAGGTGCCGGTCGCGAAGGTCGACGAAGATCCGGTCAACAAGCCTCGCCTGCGACAAGGCATCAGCCTTCGGGAGCCTTCAAGCACCAACCGCCGCAGAGAGGTGGAAGCGGGCGCTTTCGCTAGTTGGAAGACCAAAGGAGGTGATTTTCCGGTCGCGGGTGCCAAGGCCCAGTCCGATATGAGCGAATATCCCTCGAACCGAGTTATTATCGACGGATCGATGCACTTTATCGCGGTACGCCTTCCCACCAATGATGACGGCCTTCAACCGCTCCGGCGCATACTGAAAAACGAGGGTTTCATGCTTGAGCCATCCAACCGGAAGTGGTGGTTGCGGGACCGGCATAAGGCCTTGAATTTTCTCGCCGGCTATTGGCGCACGCTCAAGGAGGATTGGCGGGCGCTGTTCACGGATAATTTCGAGACTAAGATGAAGGGGATCCGTTTTTCGGAGCTCGACGTCAGGGCCAAAGAGGAGGGAGGGACTTTCAAGCTCGAAATCAATCTCACCCACGGAGGCGAGGAATCCGGCATGCGACGGGCGATCGCGACTGGTAAAAACTATCTCGAGGATGAGGCGGGGCAAGTCATCCTGCTGGACCGTTCTTCCGTGGATCGTTTGCACCAGATCGAAAAAGCGGTGAGCGGGCAGGCCGACCGGCCATTCACTCCGACCTTCAGTCGACAGTTGAACACTGCCGAACTGGTGGACGCAGAGGAATTGATCGACGAACTGGTGGAAGGATGGCAACCACCGGAAGCATGGCAGTCCCGCAGCCGCGCACTCAAGGAAGTCGGAGCGCTTGAACAGGCACCGGTGCGCCCCATTTTCAATGCGATTCTTCGCAGTTACCAGCGCATTGGCGTGGCCTGGTTGTGGCACCTGTACCGACACGATCTCGGCGGGATCCTGGCTGATGAAATGGGCTTGGGAAAGACGCTTCAGGCGTTGGCCTTGGTCGAGTGTATCCGGGATGCAGATACGGAAGGGTATCCGGCGCTGGTAGTCTGTCCCGCCAGTCTGGTTGAGAATTGGATGCGTGAGGCGAAGCGTTTTGTGCCGCATCTCAAGCTCTGCAAGCACCATGGCGCCGGGCGCGCGAAAGAACCGGTTGTCCTTGAGGCATACGACTTGATCGTCACATCGTACGGCACCTTGCGCCAGGACGCCGGGCTGTTGTCGACGATGGACTGGTGTGTCGTGATCGGGGATGAGGCCCAACATATCAAGAACCGTCGGAGCCAGAATGCCCGCACCTTGACTAGCCTGCACAGTAAGGGGCGTTTTCTGCTCACAGGTACTCCGGTTGAAAACTCGTTGGACGACCTGCTTTCGCTCTTCGCCTTTCTGATGCCGGGATACCTTCAAAAGGCTCCCCCGCAACTGTCGCAGGAGGATCGTATCTGGCACAGCAAGCGCCAGACGACACGTGCGGCCGCTTATATTCTCCGCCGGACGAAAAAGGAGGTGGCGCCAGAGCTGCCGGATAAGATCGAGAAGACATTCTTCTGCGAATTGGGCGCGCGGCAGACCCGTTTTTACCAGGACACGCTGGAGAAGACCCGCCGCGAAATCTTCAACTTGGAAATGGCGGGTGCGGATTCCGGACGGGTGCGCTTTGCGGCCTTTACCGAACTGCTCCGCCTGAGACAGGCCTGCGTGGATCCGCGTATCCTGGATGAGCAGTTTGATGACAGTGAATGCGCCAAGCTCGCTGCATTCGACGAGATCGTGGACGAGTGCCTGGACAACGGTAGTCGTCTCCTTGTCTTTTCTTCCTTTGTAACCGCGCTGAAATTACTATCAGATCACCTCACGCGAAAACGGCTTAAATTCAGCTACCTGGACGGCCATACCAAAAACCGTCTCGCGGTCTGCGACCAATTCAACGAGGATGAATCCATCCCGGTCTTTCTTATTTCCTTAAAAGCCGGAGGTACCGGTTTGAATCTGACCGGGGCGGATACGGTGCTGCACTATGATCCCTGGTGGAATCCTGCGGCTGAAGCGCAAGCGACCGACCGGGCTCACCGGATCGGGCAGACGAAGGTGGTGACCAGCATCAAACTGATCGCCGCGAATACGATCGAAGAGAAGGTGCTCGAGTTGCAGGCGCGTAAAGCCGAGTTGCTGAACGAGTTGTTTGAGGAGAGTGCCGCCGCTAATGCGAAGGTAAGTTTGGAAGACCTCAAATCACTGCTGGATGACTGA
- a CDS encoding UvrB/UvrC motif-containing protein, translated as MAENLKCSICNKEATVHLTQIVNNKIHKIDLCESCAQKKGVTDPEGFSLADLLSKSDFTPTREVSETGIACPNCGHDLADFRRTGRLGCAVCYQHFADHVRPVLEDMHFGTTHKGKVPKFALQRLKGKARLEELQAALERAVAEEAYEEAAKFRDQIRQIEADQNVEVFQA; from the coding sequence ATGGCTGAGAATTTGAAGTGTAGCATCTGTAACAAGGAAGCTACGGTGCATTTGACACAGATTGTGAATAACAAGATCCACAAGATCGATCTGTGTGAGTCCTGTGCGCAGAAAAAGGGGGTGACGGACCCCGAAGGCTTTTCTCTGGCGGACCTGCTCAGTAAATCGGATTTTACCCCGACTCGTGAAGTGTCGGAAACCGGTATCGCATGTCCCAACTGCGGGCATGACCTTGCGGACTTTAGACGTACGGGCCGCTTAGGCTGTGCCGTTTGTTATCAACACTTTGCGGATCATGTGCGTCCGGTGCTGGAAGATATGCACTTTGGCACGACCCACAAAGGCAAGGTTCCCAAATTCGCCTTGCAGCGACTGAAAGGCAAAGCGCGCTTGGAAGAGCTGCAGGCCGCCCTGGAGCGTGCCGTCGCAGAGGAGGCGTATGAAGAAGCGGCCAAATTCCGCGATCAGATCCGGCAAATTGAAGCCGATCAGAACGTCGAAGTATTCCAAGCATGA
- a CDS encoding 5'-methylthioadenosine/S-adenosylhomocysteine nucleosidase yields the protein MQTGRYLLCCLLFPLSLFAEGRIAIVSAYAGELQSVMKELGLEEFQKVEELNGIRFYFAEVYGKQILLFKTNVSTVNAAMNTQLAFSNFDIDLLIFSGIAGGVNPELEKGDISIPDRWTYHTEGGYFNEEIDPRQYAGSRFRDVNPYGMFYPAPVRVARGGQTTPVVKPYFHADEDLLNLAKTVLQDMDMLNAHGENATIKVGGLGLTGPVFMDNRDYRDWLYQEWAADCVAMESAAIAQVCWANQVPFLIIRALSDLAGGQEGANEIEEFAAAAEDNSAEVVARILKAL from the coding sequence ATGCAAACTGGCAGATATCTCCTGTGTTGCCTTCTCTTCCCGCTTTCCCTCTTCGCGGAAGGCCGTATTGCGATTGTCTCCGCTTATGCCGGTGAGCTCCAAAGTGTGATGAAGGAATTGGGCTTGGAGGAGTTTCAGAAAGTGGAGGAATTGAACGGCATCCGTTTCTATTTTGCAGAAGTATACGGAAAACAAATTCTCTTATTCAAAACCAACGTCAGCACGGTGAACGCGGCCATGAATACACAATTGGCCTTCTCTAACTTCGACATCGACCTGCTCATCTTTTCGGGCATCGCCGGTGGCGTGAACCCGGAACTGGAAAAAGGAGACATCTCCATTCCGGACCGCTGGACTTACCATACAGAAGGCGGCTACTTCAATGAAGAGATCGATCCTCGCCAATATGCAGGCTCGCGCTTCCGTGACGTCAATCCCTATGGGATGTTCTACCCGGCTCCGGTCCGTGTGGCACGCGGCGGACAAACCACCCCGGTGGTGAAGCCTTACTTTCATGCCGATGAGGACCTACTCAACCTCGCCAAAACCGTACTGCAAGACATGGATATGCTCAATGCCCATGGTGAGAATGCGACAATCAAGGTTGGCGGGCTTGGCCTCACCGGGCCGGTCTTCATGGATAACCGCGATTACCGGGACTGGTTGTACCAGGAATGGGCTGCGGATTGCGTGGCCATGGAGTCGGCGGCAATCGCACAAGTGTGCTGGGCAAACCAGGTGCCTTTTTTAATTATACGCGCATTGAGTGATTTGGCCGGCGGACAGGAAGGCGCCAATGAGATCGAGGAATTTGCCGCCGCGGCCGAGGACAACTCCGCCGAAGTAGTGGCCCGTATTTTAAAAGCACTCTAG
- a CDS encoding ATP-dependent Clp protease ATP-binding subunit, with amino-acid sequence MEPMNNFTPRAQQVLALARKEADRFHHNYVGTEHLLLGLINLGQGVAVNVLQKMGLDLQTVRSAVEKQVGTGPEAKPSGNIPYTPRVKKVLALAGKEAKALNHSYVGTEHILLGLLREGEGVAARVLKSLDVDIERCRNEILAELDPNFSAEPEEAAAGNPAAQAEDKRDSKTPALKAFGRDLTELAKKGELDPVIGRQHEIRRVVQILCRRTKNNPVLIGEAGVGKTAIVEGLAQEIASGVVPEILADKRVITLDLALMVAGTKYRGQFEERIKAVMDEIRRAKNIIIFIDELHTIVGAGAAEGAMDASNIFKPALSRGELQCIGATTLAEYRKYIEKDSALDRRFQSVKVDAPSIEDTILILKGIRGKYEDHHKVQFTDAALESAAKLSERYITSRFLPDKAIDILDESGARARIESLKRPPEIEEMNGTIEEVCSQKEEAISKQHFEEAAKFRDEEKQLRQKQADIIEQWKQSREETTIVVDEEEMLQVVSDWTGIPLSRMEQKESKKLLKLETELQGEVIGQNMATEVIAKALRRSRADLKDPKRPIGSFMFLGPTGVGKTLLAKVLAEQMFGDKDAIIQIDMSEYMEKFAVSRLVGSPPGYVGYEEGGQLTEAVRRKPYSVVLFDEIEKAHPDVVQLLLQVLEEGRLTDSLGRKVDFRNTILIMTSNVGAEILQRNTSMGFGIENTAENEYEKIREKILDETKRVFKPEFLNRLNDLVIFKSLGREDMQAIVELELRNVSNRLKERELTFDFSDQAKAFLIEKGYDEKYGARPLRRAIEKYVEDSLAEAILNGEIKHGELIHVGVNESGDQLSFEQDQPVSGATGS; translated from the coding sequence ATGGAACCCATGAATAACTTCACCCCCCGCGCCCAGCAAGTGCTGGCGCTTGCCCGCAAAGAGGCGGATCGTTTTCATCACAACTATGTGGGTACGGAGCACCTCCTGCTTGGCCTGATCAATCTGGGCCAGGGGGTGGCGGTTAACGTATTGCAAAAAATGGGTCTGGACCTGCAGACGGTACGATCCGCAGTGGAAAAGCAGGTGGGCACAGGTCCGGAAGCCAAGCCCTCCGGCAATATTCCCTATACGCCCCGGGTGAAGAAAGTGCTGGCGCTGGCCGGGAAGGAGGCAAAGGCATTGAACCACTCCTACGTCGGCACGGAGCACATTCTCCTCGGTCTTCTACGCGAAGGTGAGGGGGTCGCCGCCCGAGTGCTGAAGTCGCTGGATGTGGACATCGAACGCTGCCGTAACGAGATCCTTGCCGAGCTGGACCCGAATTTCTCTGCCGAGCCCGAAGAAGCGGCCGCCGGCAATCCGGCTGCACAGGCCGAAGACAAGCGTGACAGCAAGACGCCGGCATTGAAGGCCTTCGGGCGTGACCTGACCGAATTGGCCAAGAAGGGCGAATTGGACCCGGTGATCGGGCGTCAGCATGAAATCCGCCGTGTGGTCCAAATCCTTTGCCGCCGGACGAAGAACAATCCGGTGCTGATCGGTGAAGCCGGTGTCGGCAAGACGGCCATTGTCGAAGGCCTCGCTCAGGAGATTGCTTCCGGGGTGGTCCCTGAAATTCTGGCGGACAAGCGAGTGATCACACTGGATCTCGCCCTCATGGTGGCGGGTACCAAGTACCGCGGTCAGTTTGAGGAACGGATCAAGGCGGTGATGGATGAAATACGCCGCGCCAAGAACATCATCATCTTCATTGATGAATTGCACACCATCGTCGGGGCCGGTGCGGCCGAAGGGGCGATGGATGCGTCCAACATTTTCAAGCCGGCCCTGAGCCGCGGCGAGCTGCAGTGCATTGGGGCGACCACACTGGCCGAGTACCGCAAGTACATTGAGAAGGACAGCGCCTTGGATCGCCGCTTCCAATCGGTCAAAGTGGATGCTCCCTCGATCGAGGATACGATTCTGATCCTCAAGGGCATTCGCGGCAAGTATGAGGACCACCACAAGGTGCAATTCACCGATGCCGCTCTCGAGTCCGCTGCAAAGCTTTCCGAGCGCTACATCACGTCCCGCTTCCTGCCTGACAAAGCCATCGATATCCTGGACGAGTCCGGTGCCCGCGCCCGGATTGAATCGCTCAAGCGTCCTCCTGAAATCGAGGAGATGAACGGCACGATCGAAGAAGTCTGCTCGCAGAAGGAAGAGGCGATCAGCAAGCAACATTTCGAAGAAGCAGCCAAATTCCGTGACGAGGAAAAGCAGCTGCGTCAGAAGCAGGCCGACATCATCGAGCAATGGAAGCAGAGCCGTGAGGAGACGACCATTGTGGTGGATGAAGAAGAAATGCTTCAAGTCGTCTCGGACTGGACCGGCATCCCGCTGTCCCGCATGGAACAAAAGGAAAGCAAGAAGCTGCTGAAGCTCGAAACTGAACTTCAAGGCGAGGTGATCGGGCAGAACATGGCAACCGAAGTGATTGCAAAGGCACTTCGCCGCTCCCGTGCCGACCTCAAGGATCCCAAGCGTCCGATTGGCTCCTTCATGTTCCTTGGACCGACAGGCGTGGGGAAGACTCTTCTCGCCAAGGTGCTGGCCGAGCAAATGTTCGGCGACAAGGACGCGATCATCCAGATCGACATGTCCGAATACATGGAGAAGTTTGCGGTTTCACGCCTGGTGGGTTCGCCTCCCGGCTACGTTGGTTATGAAGAAGGCGGTCAATTGACCGAGGCGGTACGCCGCAAGCCTTACTCCGTGGTGCTTTTCGACGAGATTGAAAAGGCGCACCCGGATGTGGTGCAGCTGCTTCTCCAGGTACTTGAAGAAGGCCGTTTGACGGACAGCCTGGGGCGCAAGGTCGACTTCCGTAATACGATTCTGATCATGACCTCGAACGTCGGTGCTGAAATCCTGCAGCGCAATACGTCGATGGGCTTCGGAATCGAGAACACCGCCGAGAACGAGTACGAAAAGATCCGCGAGAAGATTCTCGACGAGACCAAGCGTGTCTTTAAGCCGGAGTTCCTGAACCGTTTGAACGATCTTGTGATCTTCAAGTCACTTGGGCGTGAAGACATGCAGGCCATCGTCGAGCTGGAGCTTCGCAATGTGTCGAACCGCCTGAAGGAACGTGAGTTGACCTTCGACTTTAGTGACCAAGCCAAGGCATTCCTGATCGAAAAGGGGTACGACGAGAAATACGGAGCTCGTCCGCTGCGCCGTGCAATCGAAAAGTACGTCGAGGATTCCCTGGCTGAAGCCATCCTCAACGGAGAGATCAAGCATGGTGAGTTGATCCATGTGGGTGTGAATGAGAGCGGCGACCAGCTCAGTTTTGAGCAGGATCAGCCGGTATCCGGAGCCACCGGATCCTGA
- the ilvE gene encoding branched-chain-amino-acid transaminase, translating to MKIYLNDKLVDREDAKVSVFDHGLLYGDGIFEGIRLYDGCVFKLDEHLERLEYSAKAIMLQMPWSREEIAEAVCETCRANGLKDGYIRLVVTRGVGSLGLSIKNCDKPQLIIIADTIQLYPKEFYENGLKIITVPTRRSNPAALPPTVKSLNYLNNILAKIEAQHLGYHEAIMLNDQGYIAECTGDNVFVVHKGELITPAASAGALRGITRDTALEIAEELGIPWREANLTRYDIWVADELFLTGTAAEIVPIVEVDARPIGNGKPGPITGRFLEVFRRIVSKQGTML from the coding sequence ATGAAGATCTATCTGAACGATAAGTTGGTTGACCGTGAAGACGCTAAAGTCTCGGTCTTTGATCATGGTCTTTTGTATGGTGACGGTATCTTCGAGGGGATCCGTCTCTATGACGGCTGTGTCTTCAAGCTGGATGAGCACTTGGAGCGCCTGGAGTACTCCGCCAAGGCGATCATGCTGCAAATGCCCTGGAGCCGCGAGGAAATCGCGGAGGCGGTCTGTGAAACCTGCCGGGCCAACGGCCTGAAGGACGGTTATATCCGTCTGGTTGTGACACGTGGGGTCGGCAGCCTGGGCTTGTCGATCAAGAACTGTGACAAGCCGCAGTTGATCATCATTGCGGATACCATCCAACTGTATCCGAAGGAATTCTACGAAAACGGTCTCAAGATCATTACGGTTCCGACTCGCCGTTCCAATCCGGCCGCCCTGCCACCCACGGTCAAGTCGCTCAATTACCTGAACAACATTCTGGCCAAGATCGAAGCCCAGCACCTGGGCTACCATGAAGCCATCATGTTGAACGATCAGGGCTACATCGCCGAATGTACGGGTGATAATGTCTTTGTCGTCCACAAGGGCGAGTTGATCACGCCAGCTGCGAGCGCGGGCGCCTTGCGCGGGATCACCCGCGACACGGCACTTGAAATCGCCGAGGAGCTCGGCATCCCCTGGCGTGAGGCCAACTTGACCCGCTACGACATCTGGGTGGCTGACGAGCTGTTCCTCACGGGCACGGCGGCTGAGATCGTTCCGATCGTAGAGGTCGACGCGCGCCCGATCGGCAACGGCAAGCCCGGGCCCATCACAGGCCGTTTCCTCGAGGTCTTCCGCCGTATCGTCTCCAAGCAGGGAACGATGCTTTGA
- a CDS encoding transporter yields MTKTLPLFLAAALFVYAQSVRADSTNAWKVSTGFDYSTGDYGDSEDTEILYLPVNLSYTTGPWMAKVTVPWVQIKGPGDVVGAGDGGVVIGGGNTEVDTQSGLGDIWTSLTYSVESIPSDLFFLDLVGKVKIPTADEDKGLGTGEFDYTLQADFFKSLGKLTPMLTLAYKIKTDPDDYELDNVFYVSAGADYKLSDSLNVGATLDYQEASTDSSEDATEIFTYLGYRFDEDWRLTVYGYTGLTDGSPDIGGGLQVGYYF; encoded by the coding sequence ATGACGAAAACACTACCTCTGTTTCTCGCGGCCGCGCTCTTTGTGTATGCGCAAAGTGTGCGCGCCGACTCTACGAATGCCTGGAAAGTCAGTACGGGCTTCGACTACAGCACCGGAGACTACGGTGACAGTGAAGACACGGAAATACTCTATTTGCCGGTGAACCTGTCCTACACGACCGGACCTTGGATGGCGAAAGTGACAGTGCCCTGGGTACAGATCAAAGGCCCGGGTGATGTTGTCGGTGCTGGGGATGGCGGCGTGGTGATCGGCGGTGGTAATACCGAGGTGGATACGCAATCCGGGTTGGGGGATATCTGGACCTCCTTGACCTATAGCGTCGAGTCGATCCCAAGTGACCTGTTCTTTCTTGATCTTGTTGGAAAGGTAAAGATCCCGACGGCCGACGAAGACAAGGGATTGGGGACAGGCGAGTTCGACTACACGCTACAGGCGGATTTCTTCAAGTCGCTCGGCAAGCTAACGCCGATGCTGACTTTGGCCTACAAGATCAAGACAGATCCGGATGACTATGAATTGGACAATGTATTCTATGTTTCGGCGGGTGCCGACTACAAGCTAAGTGATTCACTCAATGTGGGTGCGACCCTGGACTACCAGGAGGCCAGCACGGACAGTTCGGAAGACGCGACTGAGATCTTCACTTACCTCGGCTACCGCTTCGATGAAGACTGGCGATTGACGGTCTATGGCTACACCGGGTTGACGGACGGCAGTCCTGACATCGGCGGGGGGCTTCAAGTCGGATACTACTTCTAA
- a CDS encoding protein arginine kinase, whose product MIENLIKCERAELTQNTKKAAPVVLSTRLRLARNLQGPPFPERATKSQRRDILSKVEPILASLPLLHKGVYYNIDELSDLEKQVLVERHLISRELSESESGSAVYINQDQSCSVMINEEDHLRIQCLRSGFNLKTVWKQIDHFDNDLEHFLDVAFSEELGYLTACPTNLGTGLRASVMMHLPGLVIAEHMEKVIRAVNQLGITVRGLFGEGSDATGHIFQISNQQTLGEPEDAILERLGNVLKTVIDHELNARYKFLEEHRAKILDKIGRAYGVLLNAHVLSSNEAMNLLSLVRLGVDFGMLPEESRSEVDRLFIECQPGHIQFAAKSGIEPEARDITRANKLREEFGKLPALTFDKIDDLG is encoded by the coding sequence ATGATCGAAAATCTCATTAAATGCGAGCGCGCGGAGTTGACCCAGAATACGAAAAAGGCGGCTCCCGTCGTGCTCAGTACACGTTTGCGTCTGGCCCGCAATCTTCAGGGGCCTCCGTTTCCTGAGCGTGCCACTAAGTCGCAGCGGCGAGACATTCTGTCCAAGGTTGAGCCAATCCTTGCCAGTCTGCCATTGCTGCACAAGGGGGTATATTACAATATTGATGAACTTTCCGACTTGGAAAAACAGGTTTTGGTCGAGCGCCACCTGATCAGCCGGGAGTTGAGCGAATCGGAAAGCGGATCTGCCGTTTATATCAATCAGGATCAGAGCTGTTCGGTGATGATCAACGAGGAGGACCACCTGCGTATCCAATGTTTACGCAGCGGCTTCAATCTCAAGACGGTCTGGAAGCAAATTGATCACTTCGATAACGATTTGGAGCATTTTCTGGACGTGGCCTTTTCCGAGGAACTGGGCTACCTGACGGCTTGTCCCACGAATCTGGGTACGGGGCTGCGCGCATCGGTCATGATGCACCTTCCGGGGCTGGTGATTGCGGAGCACATGGAGAAAGTGATCCGTGCGGTCAATCAGCTGGGGATCACGGTCCGCGGCCTGTTTGGCGAAGGTTCGGATGCGACGGGGCACATTTTCCAGATTTCCAACCAGCAGACCCTGGGCGAACCCGAAGATGCGATATTAGAGCGTCTTGGTAATGTACTGAAGACGGTGATCGACCATGAATTAAACGCCCGTTACAAGTTCCTGGAAGAGCATCGCGCGAAGATATTGGACAAAATCGGCCGGGCCTACGGGGTACTGCTAAACGCCCATGTGCTTAGTTCCAACGAGGCGATGAACTTACTCTCGCTCGTGCGCTTGGGAGTGGACTTCGGGATGTTGCCGGAAGAAAGCCGTTCGGAGGTGGATCGCCTATTTATCGAGTGTCAACCGGGGCACATTCAATTTGCCGCAAAATCAGGCATCGAGCCCGAAGCACGTGATATTACGCGCGCAAACAAACTTAGGGAAGAATTTGGCAAGCTTCCCGCTCTTACTTTTGACAAGATCGACGATCTCGGCTAA